From Amycolatopsis sp. WQ 127309:
GGCTGGATCACCACACCGGCGGACACCGACCTCGACGGCCACGTCGCACTGCTGAAGGAGATCTGGCGCGACGAGGGCCGTTCCGGAGCACCGTCGATCCACGCGCTGGGCGAGCGCCCGGACCGACCGCGGCTGGCGCACCTGGACGCGCTCGGCGTCACCGAGGTGATCTTCGGCCTCCCGGACCGCTCCCCCGGCGAGGTCTCGGCCTGGATCGGCCGGCTGGCGGGAAAGCTCGGCCTCGCCACGGCCCCCGCTCTCTAGACGCGAAACGGCGGGGGTGCGGTCCTCCCGCACCCCCGCCGTTCACACCACCGAGATCAGCTCTTGACGGCCACGCCCTGGCGCGCTCGCAGGTCCAGCTCGATCTGCTCCAGCGTACGGCCCTTCGTCTCCGGGACGATCCACTTGGTGAGCACGAACAGCACCACGTTGATCCCGGCGAACAGGAACATCGAACCGCCGATGCCGAGCGAGCCCACGGCGGAGATGAGCGGGAACACCGCGCTCACGATGCCCGTCGCCGCCCAGAGGATGACGCTGCTGACGCCCATGCCCGCCGCCCGGTACTTGAGCGGGAACACCTCGGCCATCATCACCCAGACGACCGCGCCCCAGCCGAGCTCGTAACCGACCAGGTACAGCACCATCATGACCAGCATCAGGATGCCGCGGGTGCCGGTGTCGTGGACGTTCAGCACCACGAGCCCGGCCGCCACCAGCGTGATCACCATGATCACGTTGCCGATGAGCAGCAGCGGCTTGCGGCCCCAGCGGTCCACCACGAACACGACCCACGCGGTGAACAGGAACTTCGTGACGCCCAGCAGCACGCCGGACAGCAGCGCGGCCTGCGTGGCGAACCCGAGGCCGATCAGCATCGTCGGGAAGTACGCGTTGATCGCGTTGACCCCGCTGAACTGCTGCCCGATCGCGAGCAGGGCGGCGACGATCATCATCGGCCGCACGAAACCGGAGAACAGGTCGCGGAACCGCGGCTTGCCCTCGGTGTCCATCTGGATGACGTCGCGGATGGTCGCGATCTCCTCGTCGAGGTTCACGGTGTTGCCGTGCGCACTCGCCAGGACCCGCCGCGCCTCTTCCTCCTGGCCGTTCTTGACCAGCCAGCGCGGCGTCTCCGGCAGGAACGCGAGCCCGACGAGCAGGATCGCCGCGGGCACGATCGCGCCGGCGAACATCCAGCGCCAGGCCGAGATCGGGCCGAGGAAGTAGCTGGTCAGGAACGCGATCAGGATGCCGAGCACGATGAAGATCTGGTTCAGCGCGCCCATCGCGCCGCGCAGCCGCGCCGGCGCCAGCTCGGAGAGGTAGGTCGGGACGGTCGAGGACGACAGCCCGATCCCGAGCCCGATGATCAGCCGCGAAATCACCAGGAGCGCGAACGTCGGCGAGAAGGTCGCCGCCAGCGTGCCCACGATGACGATCGCCGCGGCGACCATGATGGTGCGCCGCCGGCCGAGTGCTTCGTTGATGCGGCTGGAGAACAGCGCGCCCACGATGGCACCGATCGAGAGACTGGCGGTGATCACGCCCTTGTCCCAGGCGGTCAGCGACCACGCTTTCCCGATGAACGGGAGCACCCCGGAGATCACCCCGAGGTCGTATCCGAACAGGATTCCGCCGAGTGCGCCGAAGAAGTACAGAGTTGTTCGGCTGATTTGCCGTGGCGGGGCCGTCTGCGTCATTGCCGGGTCGCCTCTTTCATAGGTCCAGTCCAGCCAGCGGCCACCACACTCACACGCCGGAAAAAACCGGGCAAGACAGTCCTTGATAACGATTCAGAAACGTGATCGCCATTCACATATGTGACAGCACAAGGCGCACAGCATTGCTCCGTACGCCGACTCGCCATTCACAACCTCGAATGAGTGCACAGTGGACACGGATCGACCCGGAAGACGGTGCAAAGATCCACAGTGGACAAACGCGGGACGCGTGTTGTGAAAGCGCTCCCGGAACCGGCGGACGGCGACCGGACGTATTCGGCGTTATACGCCGGGCGGGGGAAGAAGGGGTCCGGACGCAGCAGGAGGGGGTTCAACCCACCCCCAGGTGGTTGAACCCCCTCCGCGCCCCCAGACCGGACCGTCGGGCCGAGCAGCCGCAGCCTGCTCGGGCGATGTCCGATGTCTGTCGGGTACCACTTTCCTCGGTACCGGCATCCGCCGCCATTCCTGCCCGGAGGGCAGTTTTTCGGCCCAACGCACCCCGCTTGAGCTGCGGAAATCGTAGATCGAGGTGCAGAACTACCCAGCCGGGCCGGCAAAAATTACCCGGTCACGCGCTTTCCAGCACGACCTTGCCGACGTGGGCGCCGGACTCCAGGTGCTTGACGGCGGCCGCGACGTCGTCGAAGGCGAACCGGCGGTCGATGACGGGCCGCAGGCCGGTGCGCTCGATCGCGCGGTTCATGGTCTGGAACGTCTCGCGGGAGGCGTTGGTGAGCCCGCGCAGGGTCAGCTGCTTGACCAGCACGAGCACCGGGTCGGCCGCGCCTTCGTGGGTGAGGACGCCGGCGACGCTGACGTGCCCGCCGACGCGCGCGGCGAGCATCGACTGGCCGATCGTGCCGCCCCCGCCGACGTCGACGACGTGGTCGACGCCGCCGCCGGCCAGCTCCGCCGCGGCGAGGCCCCACTCCGGCGTGGTCGTGTAGTTGATCGTCTCGGCCGCGCCGAGCTCACGCAGCCGCGCCAGCTTCTCGTCGGAGCTCGACGTCGCGATGACGCGGGCGCCGGCGAGGGCGGCGAACTGCAGGGCGAACGTCGACAGGCCGCCGCTGCCCAGGGTGAGCACCGTCTGGCCGGGGAAGACCCCGCCCTCCTCGACGACCGCGCGCCACGCCGTCACACCGGCGCTCGGCAGCGTCGCGGCCTCGGCATAGTCCAGGTGCGCGGGGACGGCCACCAGCGCGTCCTCCGGGAAGACGGCGTACTCGGCCAGCGTCCCGTCGAGCGAGCCGAACAGGTCGTCCGCGGTCTTCTCCGGGGTGCCGGGGCCCGCGAGCCAGTTCGGGAAGTACGTCGCCGCCACCCGGTCGCCCGCCGACCACGCGCGCACGCCGTCGCCGACCCCGACGACCTCGCCCGCGCCGTCGGACAGCGCGACGACGTCCGGCTTGACCGGCTTCGGGTAGAAGCCCTTGAGGATCATCAGGTCGCGGGCGTTGACCGCCCAGCCGTGCAGCCGGACCAGGACCTGGCCGGGGCCGGGTTCGGGGGCGTCACGCTCGCCGAGGACGAGTCCGGCGCCGGGACGCGGCAGGGAAAAGTACTTCACAGCGGCTCCAAGGAGGTGGGAAACCCATCAACAGGGCCAGTGTGTCGAAGTCGCCAGCTCTTCGTCGACCATCACGAGAAGATCCGGGGTCAGTTCGGCGAGCGACGCCGGGAGGTGCCGGACGCCGAGCCCGGCCATGAACTCCCGCTGCCGCGCGTGCGCCGGGCTCGACGGGAACCCGAGGAAGCCGGCGCCGTGCTCGCGGGCGTCGGCGGCCACCCGGCTGACGTCGTCGACGAACACGATCTCGTCGAACGCGACGTCGAACACCGTGCGGGCGATGTGCTCGACACCCGGCCGGTGCTCGTTGATGCTCACGTACGGCACTTCGGCGTCGAGCAGCGCGGTGAAGCCGCCGAGGTACCGGTCGAACGTGTGCTCCCGGGTGCGCCCGCCGTAGCAGACCAGCCGCACGGGCAGGCCGCTCAACGCCGTCAGGCAGTCCTGGACGCCCTCGGCCACCCGGATCGGGTGCTCCCGCAGGTACTCCTGCCGCGCGGCCCAGAGTTGCTTCAGCGTCTCTTCGGCCGGTTGGTCCAGAGCGCAGAGCCGGGTGACCTTCTCGGCGACGACGAGGTCGCGCAGCCCGATCACGTCCCGCTCGGCTTCGGCGTCGTACACCCCGCCGTGGCCGGTGACGAACCGGGCGATCATGTCCAGGTAGGTGTCGTCGATGAGCACGCCGTCGCAGTCGAGGGCGACCACGCGGAGCTTGCGCAGGGCGCTCACCGCTGCGCGAACACTTCCCGCGCGGCCGCGATCGCGTTGAGCGCGGCCGGGAAGCCGCAGTAGAAGGCCAGGTGCAGGATCGTCTCGACGATCTCCTTCTCGGTGCCGCCGACGTTGAGCGTGGCGTGCAGGTGCACCTTCAGCTGCGGGGTCGCGGTGCCGAGCGCCACGCACGCGGCGATCGTGACGATCTCGCGCAGCCGCAGGGTCAGGTGCGGCCGGGTGTAGATCTCACCGAAGGTGAACTCGACGATGTACCGGGCCAGGTCGGGCGCGATGTCTTCGAGCGCCTGGGCGACCTTCTCCCCCGCGTCGCCGTCGACGGCCTTCATCGCGGCCAGGCCGCGCTCGTAGCGGTCCTCGATGCCGGCCCACGGCACGTCGGCCGCCTCGCCCGTCGGCGGTTGTTCCGCCGGCAGGGCGGCGAACACGGTCTTCAGCTCCCCCAGCGCGTTCAGCGTCGCCGGGAACCCGGCGAACGAGCTGATCTGGATGGCCGTCTCGACCAGCTGACGGCGGGTGCAGCCGACGTTCAGCGCGGCCTTGGCGTGGAACTGCAGCTGCGAGCCCGCGTAGCCCAGCGCGATGAGCGCGGCGACCGTGGCCAGCTGCCGGTCCGGGAGCGGGAGGCCGGGCCGGTGGTAGACGTCGCCGTAGATGAACCCGACGCACTGTTCGCCGAACTCCGCCTCGCCGATGCTCTCGAACAGGTCCAGCACGGCCGGGCGGTCCACCCCGCCGAGCTGCTGGATCAGTTCCAATCCCTGGGCGAAGGACGCGGCAGCGCGGTCCTGCTCCGGCACGTCGGACATCGTCGTGGGGTTCCTTCCGCAGTGGTGGTGGTGCCTGACTCAGCCCAGGTAGGCCCGGGTGGCCTGGTCGGCCTTGCGGCGTTCCAGGGTGTCGATGCGTTCCAGCCGGATCATCGCGTAGTCGATGCCGGCGGTGGCGACGGTGCGCCCGTGCTGGCGCACCACCGCGGTGGCCCGGAACTTCAGGTGGTGCGCCCGCTCGAGGTCGGACTCCTCGATGCGCGACTCGACCGTGGCCGGGAGCGGGAACAGGAAGTCCTCGAAGGACATGTCGATCCGCTTCCACACCCCCGCGTAGCCGGCCGAGGTCAGGGCCGGGCGGACCGCGGTCTCGAACTGCGCGATGCAGATCTGGCGCATCGCCTCGATGATCACGATGCCCTGCACGTGTTCGCCGGTGTGGTGGTCGAGGACGAGCTCGTTGTCCCGGTGGACGCGCAGGTCGGCCTGGCAGAGCGTGACCTCCGGGCTGTGCACGCCGGCGAGCAGGACGTTCTCGGCGCGGTGCTTGTGGACGATCGCCGGGGCCACCGGCAGCGGCCGGAACGCGTCCGGGTCCGCCAGGAACACGGTGGCGCCGCTCTTCTCGGCGGCGGCTTCCAGCAGGTCGCAGTCCGTCCCGTCGATGCCCTGGCCGGGGTGGACGACCCAGCTGCAGCCGGCCACGTCCGGGCCGTCGGACGTCATCAGGGCCAGCAGCCCCGACACCGTGAACACCTGGTCACCGCGGGCGAACCTGGCGAAGCGGTCGGCGACCACCACGACCTGCCGGCGTGTCCGGCCGTGCAACGCCCAGTCGGGGGCGGCGTCGGCCGGTTCGGCAGGACTGTCGTGGGGTGCCCGGCACGCAGAACCATCAGGTCCTGCCATCGGCACCTCCATCCGGGATCGGGTCGAGCGTCACTCCCGCGTGGACGCCTGCGCGTCCACAACGGCCTCCGCGAGGTTCCGGGCCGTCGGGACCGAGCGCCAGCGCGGACCGGACAGCTCGGCGGCGAGGACCTTGAGCATGGCACGCACCATGTCCGGCTGTCTGCTCACATCCGCGATCAAGAGCGGTTCCACTTGCGCGGCGGCGCCCTCGAGGTCGTCGAGCAGCAGGTGCGCGCGGCCCATGTCGATCCGGATCATCGGGTCCATCGCTTCCCAGCGGTTCTCGAGCGACAGCCGCTCGTAGGCCTCGCGGGCGGTCCCGAACTCGCGCAACGCCGCCGACGCCTGCCCGACCGAGAGCAGCGACGTGCCGGCCATGTAGTGCCGGCGGTCCTTCGTGATGTTGAAGAACCGGTCCTCACCGCCGGCCCCGAGCTCCGGGTCCTCGATGCTGGTCCAGCGCGCGATCGCGTCCAGCACCTGCGGCTCGGCCCGCACGGACGACCACCCGCGCGCCTCGGCGAGGATCAGCGGCGCGTCGGTGAGCCGCCCGCCGACCTGGTAGTTGAGCCCGTCGGCGGCGAGCTTCGCGGACTCCACGCCGTTGCCGGCCCAGAACGCCACGCGCGCCTGCGACGTGCGGACCCAGCGCCGGGCGAGGAAGTCGTCGGCGTACTGCGTGTAGAGCCAGGCGGCGGAGTTCAGCTCGCGCGAAAGCCGGTACCGCCCGAGGTCCCCCGCGATCCACGCCATCATCGCGGCGCACTTCGCCCCGACCATGAGCAGGTCCTGGGTCTGCTTCGGCCGCTGCCGGCCCTTCAGCAGCGCGGCCGTGCGTTCCTCGACCACGGCGAGCTGGCCCAGCACCGAGTCCGGGGCGGTCCGCGTGTACGCGCTGCCCAGGAAGTTGAGGTCCGACCACAGGTCGTCGAGCTGGACCTCGTCCACGTTGGTCGTGGTGAGCAGGATGGCGTCGTCGAGCGAGGTCACCCCGACCTCGGTGTCCGCGCCGGGGTCGACGTGGACGATCGAGCGGATCGGGTAGCTCAGCACGGGTGCCGGGGCCTTGGCGGCGACCGGGACGACGGCCACGGGCGCGACCGGCTCTGCCGGCGCCACCAGCTCGACGTCGGCGTGGTACTCGGCGAGGTCCTTCGGCGGGAGCTGCTCGAGGTCACGCAGCCCGAGCAGGGACTTCCAGCTCGTGCCGTAGACCTGGGCCAGCACCCGCAGCGCCGCGAACGTGGGCCGGACGCCGCGGTCGGGCCACTGCTCGTACTCCCAGATACGGGTCCCGCGCATACCCGCGCGGGGGTCACCCGTAAGGGTGTTGTACTGGTGCGCCGCCACGTCGAGCGACAACTCGGACGCCAGCCGCCACGCCGTGCGGGGCGGGACCCGGCATTCGACGATCAGGTTCTCCGCCACGCGCGCCGGGATCACCTCGTCGGGAAACCCCAGGGCGGCCAAGCGATCGCGCAGCTGTGCACGGTAGGGCTTACTCCCTGGCTTGACCTGTCGACTCATCGTTCATCCAACGATTTCCGGAGTACTGGTGCACCGGTCGACAGTACCGCAGCGTGACCGTTACGGCCCACGATGTGACAAAGGTGCGGCTCACGTCCTGAAATCGCCGCCACGGGCGGAACGAGGCAGGAAAAGGGTGGTGCCGGCCGACCTGGGGGTCATCGGCCGGCACCACGGGGCGGGCGAACCCGCCTCCGCCATTATGCATGTGCGGACGTCCGCGCGCAGCGCCGGACGAACTTCTCACACTTCGGTGGACGCGGGTCAGCCCGCGGCGAGGAAGTGCTGCCGGACACCGGCGCCGAACGCCGTCGGCGTGCCGTCGTAGGCCGAGATCAGCGCGGGCCCGGTCGAGCAGTTCCAGGTGTTCCAGGTCCAGCCGAGGTAGGACGCCTGGTGGCGGTCGAGCCAGTCCATCAGGCCGGTCACGTACCCGCTCCCGCAGTCGTTCTCGCCGATTTCGCCGGCCACCAGGGGCACCGCCGCCGCGACCGGGGCGAGCTGGGCGTCCCAGCAGGAGGACGAGCTGCAGGTGTTGAAGTTGTACGAGTGCCACGACGCGACCAGGTTGCCCGCCGGGTCGCTCGGCTTGTACTGCAGCCACTGCGTGAGGTCGTTCGAGTAGGCCAGGCCGCCGAGCATGAGCACGTTGGTGGCGCCGGTCGCGCGGACGGCGTTCACCAGCGTCTGCATGCCCGCCACCGCGTAGCCGATGCCGGTGCACGCGGACCCGCCGTCGCGCCAGCACGTCCAGGCCGCGGCCGAGCCGGCGACCGCGCGGTCGAGGTAGGGCTCGTTGAACAGGTCCAGGATCGTGGCGTCGTCACCCTTGAACGCGGTCGCGACCGACGTCCACAGGTCCACCGCGTGCGCGGCGTCGGTCATCGGCTTCTGGCACGTCGAGGTGACGTCGGCGCACGCCGAGGAGTTTCCGGTGTAGACACCCTGGGTCCAGTGGAGGTCGAGGATCGCGACGAGTCCGTTCCGGTGCAGCAGGTCCACATAGGACTTGAGCGCGGCGCGGTAGGTCGCGCCGGCGTAGGCGGGCTCGACGTTCGGCAGGCCGAGCCAGCAGTCCTCGTTGAACGGCACGCGCACGACGTTCGCGTGCCAGCTCTTGATGGCGGCCACGGAGGCGGCGTCCATCGGGCCGTCGAAGATGCCGTTGCCCTGCACGCAGGCGAACTCGCCGCCGGAGCGGTTCACCCCGCGCAGGGTGACCGGCGCGCCCGCGGAGTCGGCCAGCCGGTTGCCGGCGACGTGCAGCGCGGGCGCGCCCCCGGCCGGTGGCGGGGTCGTGGTGACGGTCGTCGGCGGCGGGGTCGTCGTCGGGGGTGGCGTGCCGCCGCACGGCGCGCCGTCGACGCTGATCGACGCCGGCGCGGTGTTGGTGCCGCTGTAGCCGAAGTTCGCCCCGGCGGTGATCGACGAGCCGGGGGCGATGGTGCCGTTCCAGCCCGCCGGGGTGACGGTGACCGTCCGGCCCGTCTGGGCCCACGTGGCGTTCCAGCCCTGCTGGAGCTGCTGGTTCCCGGCGTAGGCGTAGCTGATCTGCCAGCCGGACAGCGGCGCCGTCCCGAGGTTCTTGAGGGTGAGGTTGGCGGTGAAGCCGCTCCCCCAGTCGTTCACGGTGTAGCCGACTTCGCAGGCCGTCGCCGCCGAAGCGGGCGAAGGCGTGCCGAGGGTGAAGGCCGTCGTCGCGCCGACGACGGCGAGCGCGCTGAGGGCGCCGAGCAGTGCTGGTCCGGAACGCATCGATCACTCCTTTGTGCACGACCTGGATATGAGAGCGCTCCCAGCACTGGTGGACGCTACCGCGCGGCCCGGCGGCTGTAAACCTCGTGGCGAACGCCCGCGAACAACCCGGAATCCACTCCAACGGCGGCATCCGCCCGCTTCCGCCGGTGGCGCAGCGCGACGGAGACATTTCTTTGCCGCCAACGGGTTCGGCCGTTCAGGAGTGTTCAGTGGCCGATCCCGGGGAAACGGCCCCGGAAAGCCGTCCACCGGATCGGGCCACGTCCGGGTCGCGCTTTACAACGACGATACGGCGGGGTTACCTTCTCGTCGGCTGGAAGCGCTCCCATGCCAGGTCACGATCACCAGACCGTGACCACGAAACACCAGGGGCGCCGTGGCTCCCGCTACGGCGCCCCTGCTCGTGTCCGCTGTCCCGGTCACCGGGAAAGGAAACCCGATGAAGAGGTTCGCCGGCGCCCTGGCCGGGCTCTGCCTCGCCGCGGCGGGCACCACCGCGGTCCTCGCCGCGGGTCCGGCCGCCGCCGCCCCCGCCTGCGGCGTCGACTACCGCGTCGACCAGTGGGCGACCGGGTTCACCGCCCAGGTCACCGTCACCAACGGCGCCACCGCGCTCTCGTCGTGGACCCTCTCCTGGCACTACGCGGGCACCCAGGCCGTGACGTCGGCCTGGAACGCCACCGTCCGCCAGTCCGGCACGGCGGTGACCGCGGAGAGCCTGCCCTACAACGCGTCCCTGCCCGCCGGCGGCACCGTGACGTTCGGCCTCCAGGGCACCTACTCCGGCACCAACCCGGTGCCCACCGACTTCGCGCTCGACGGCGTCTCGTGCGGTGGCGACGCCCCGCCCACCTCGACCACCACCACCACTTCTTCTTCGCCGCCGCCCGCGGGGTGCGCCGACGTCTGCGACGACTTCGAGCAGCAGACCGGCACGACACCGGGCGGCCGGTGGACCGTCGGCGCGGCGAACTGCCAGGGCACCGGCACGGTCACCGTCGACAGCACGGTCGCGCACTCGGGCACCCGCTCGGTCAAGGTCACCGGGCAGGGCGGCTACTGCAACCACGCCTTCCTCGGCACGACCCTGGCCGCCGGGAGCGTGCGGTACGGCCGGTTCTGGGTCCGCCACACGACGCCGCTGCCGGCCGGGCACGTCGCGTTCCTGGCGCTGCGGGACACCGCCGACGGCGGCCGCGACCTGCGGGCCGGCGGCCAGAACCGGGCGCTGCAGTGGAACCGCGAGTCCGACGACGCGACCCTGCCCGCGCAGAGCCCGGCCGGCGTCGCCCAGAGCGTGCCGCTGGCCACCGGGACTTGGTCGTGCTTCGAGTTCGAGATCGACGGCCCCGGCGGGCAGCTGCGGACCTGGCTCAACGGCGCCGAGGTGCCCGGCCTGGTCGTCGACGGCGTGCCGACCCCCGACGTCGACCAGCAGTGGCTCGCCCGGACGTGGCACCCGTCGCTCACCGACCTGCGCCTGGGCTGGGAGAGCTACGGCACCGACCCCGACACGCTGTGGTTCGACGACGTCGCGACCGGCCCCGCCCGGATCGGCTGCTAGGCCACGATGCGGTCGATCTCCGCCAGCTCCTCGTCCGTGAAGTCCAGGTTCGCCACCGCCGCGACCGTGTTCTCCAGCTGCGCGACGCTGCTCGCCCCGATCAGCGCCGACGTCACCCGGCCGCCCCGCAGGATCCAGGCGATCGCCAGCTGCGCCAGCGACTGGTCACGCCGCTGGGCGACGTCGTTCAGCGCGCGGATCCGGCCCAGGGTCTCCTCGGTGATCCGGTCCTCGGTCAGGAACGGGCTGGCGCCCGCGGCGCGGGAGCCGGCCGGGATGCCGTCCAGGTAGCGGTCGGTCAGCAGGCCCTGGCTCAACGGCGAGTACGCGATCGAGCCGACGCCGTGCTCGGCCAGGGTGTCCAGCAGGCCGTCCTCGACCCAGCGGTTCAGGATCGAGTACGACGGCTGGTGGATCAGCAGCGGCGTGCCGAGCTCGCGCAACGCCCGCAGCGCGGCTTCCGTCTGCTCGGGCGAGTAGTTGGAGATGCCCGCGTAGAGCGCTTTCCCCGACCGGACCGCCGTGTCCAGGGCCCCCATGGTCTCCTCGATCGGGGTGTCCGGGTCCGGCCGGTGCGAGTAGAAGATGTCGAAGTGGTCCAGACCGGTGCGGGCGAGGCTCCGATCCAGGCTCGCGAGCACGCTCTTGCGCGAACCCCACTCGCCGTACGGGCCGTCCCACATCAGGTAGCCCGCCTTGGACGAGACCAGGATCTCGTCGCGGTACGGCCGGAAGTCGGCCGCGTAGTGCCTGCCGAAGTTCGCCTCGGCCGCGCCCGGCGGCGGGCCGTAGTTGTTGGCCAGGTCGAAGTGCGTCACCCCGAGGTCGAACGCCCGCCGCAGCACCGCCCGCTGGACGTCGAGGGGCTTGTCGTCCCCGAAGTTGTGCCACAGGCCGAGCGACACGGCGGGCAGCTTGAGCCCGCTGCGCCCGGCCCGCCGGTACGGCATGTCCGCATAGCGGTCTCCGGCGGCGGCGAAAGGCGACATGGTTCTCCTTGTCGGGAGGGAAAAGGCCCCCGCAGTCTACGGGCGTGATCAGCTTCCTTCGGCGACCGCGCCCCGGTCGAGGGACAGTGCCCCGGCGAACGACACCCCCGGCGCCAGCACGGGCAGCAGCGTCGCCTGGTAGGCGTGGTAGACGTCCGGCTTCCCCGCCCAGACCGTCGCGGCGGGGCGGTTGCGCGGGTCCAGCTCGTGGTGCCAGGACCCGCGTTCGCGGTCGACGAAGCACGCTTCGGCGTGCTCGCACCACTCTTCGAACCGGGCCAGGTACTCCGGGTCGCCGGTCTCCTGGTGCAGCGTCCAGGCGGCGGCGATCGCCTCGGCCACCACCCAGTGGAGGCGGTTGCGCACCACCGGGACGCCGTCGAAGTCGGTCGTGTAGACGAAGCCCGGGTGACCATCGACGGCCCAGCCGTCCCGCACCGCCGTGGCGAACAACGCCTCCGCGTCCGGCAGCAGCCACCCGGGTGCCGCGGCGCCGAGCGCGCGCTTCAGGTGTACCGCCAGCCGGGACCACTCGAGCAGGTGCCCGATGGTGACCCCGAACGGGCGGAACGGGTGCGCGGGCTCGTCGCGGTTGAACTCCAGCCGCACGTGCCAGTCCGCGTCATAGTGCTCCGGCAGGCGCCAGCCGTGCGCGCGGGCCTCACCGTGCACCAGGTGCTCCACAATGGACAACGCGCGGGCGGCCCAGACCGGGTCGCCGGTGACATCGTTGACAGCGAGCAGCGCTTCGACGGTGTGCATGTTGGCGTTGGCGCCGCGGTAGGTCTCCAGGCGCGTCCAGCCGCGGTCCCAGACGTCGGCGACCCGGCCCGGCCCCGCCTCCCAGAACCGGCGGTCGACGACGTCGAGGGCTTCGGCCAGCAGCGCGTCCGCGCCGTCGGCTCCGGCGGCCACCGCGCTCGTGGCCGCCAGCACGACGAACGCGTGCTCGTAGGCGCGTTTCTCGGCGTCCACCGGGCCGGCCGCGGTCGCCGTGGCGAACCAGCCGCCGTGCTCCGGGTCTCGCAGCAGGCCGGTCAGCGCCGCGACGCCGTGCGCGACCTGCGCGGCCGCCCCCGGCACGCCCTGCAACGCGGCGAGCGCGAAGACGTGCGTCATCCGGCAGGTGATCCACGTTTCGACGGGCCGGTCGAGGACCGGGTGCCCGGTGTCGTCGAGCCAGGCGAAGCCACCGGCGGGGTGGGCCGCCGGAGCGGCGAAACCGAGCAGCCGGGCGGGTTCGGCCCGCACCCAGGCGGGAACCGAAGACGGAATGTCCACTTTCCGACAACCTTGCCTTTCTCGACCGAACGGCCCGGGTGATCGGCCGCCTTTCCCAAGGTATGCCAAAGCTCGGGCGCGGGTCACCCGCCCCCTCGCCGGATGTTCCGCGAGCCGCCGCCACCGCGTACCCTGTAATGGGAGCGCTCCCAGTCTTCGACGCACGTACCCGACGAAGGGACCGACG
This genomic window contains:
- a CDS encoding sugar porter family MFS transporter: MTQTAPPRQISRTTLYFFGALGGILFGYDLGVISGVLPFIGKAWSLTAWDKGVITASLSIGAIVGALFSSRINEALGRRRTIMVAAAIVIVGTLAATFSPTFALLVISRLIIGLGIGLSSSTVPTYLSELAPARLRGAMGALNQIFIVLGILIAFLTSYFLGPISAWRWMFAGAIVPAAILLVGLAFLPETPRWLVKNGQEEEARRVLASAHGNTVNLDEEIATIRDVIQMDTEGKPRFRDLFSGFVRPMMIVAALLAIGQQFSGVNAINAYFPTMLIGLGFATQAALLSGVLLGVTKFLFTAWVVFVVDRWGRKPLLLIGNVIMVITLVAAGLVVLNVHDTGTRGILMLVMMVLYLVGYELGWGAVVWVMMAEVFPLKYRAAGMGVSSVILWAATGIVSAVFPLISAVGSLGIGGSMFLFAGINVVLFVLTKWIVPETKGRTLEQIELDLRARQGVAVKS
- a CDS encoding NAD(P)-dependent alcohol dehydrogenase codes for the protein MKYFSLPRPGAGLVLGERDAPEPGPGQVLVRLHGWAVNARDLMILKGFYPKPVKPDVVALSDGAGEVVGVGDGVRAWSAGDRVAATYFPNWLAGPGTPEKTADDLFGSLDGTLAEYAVFPEDALVAVPAHLDYAEAATLPSAGVTAWRAVVEEGGVFPGQTVLTLGSGGLSTFALQFAALAGARVIATSSSDEKLARLRELGAAETINYTTTPEWGLAAAELAGGGVDHVVDVGGGGTIGQSMLAARVGGHVSVAGVLTHEGAADPVLVLVKQLTLRGLTNASRETFQTMNRAIERTGLRPVIDRRFAFDDVAAAVKHLESGAHVGKVVLESA
- a CDS encoding HAD family hydrolase: MSALRKLRVVALDCDGVLIDDTYLDMIARFVTGHGGVYDAEAERDVIGLRDLVVAEKVTRLCALDQPAEETLKQLWAARQEYLREHPIRVAEGVQDCLTALSGLPVRLVCYGGRTREHTFDRYLGGFTALLDAEVPYVSINEHRPGVEHIARTVFDVAFDEIVFVDDVSRVAADAREHGAGFLGFPSSPAHARQREFMAGLGVRHLPASLAELTPDLLVMVDEELATSTHWPC
- a CDS encoding carboxymuconolactone decarboxylase family protein, with protein sequence MSDVPEQDRAAASFAQGLELIQQLGGVDRPAVLDLFESIGEAEFGEQCVGFIYGDVYHRPGLPLPDRQLATVAALIALGYAGSQLQFHAKAALNVGCTRRQLVETAIQISSFAGFPATLNALGELKTVFAALPAEQPPTGEAADVPWAGIEDRYERGLAAMKAVDGDAGEKVAQALEDIAPDLARYIVEFTFGEIYTRPHLTLRLREIVTIAACVALGTATPQLKVHLHATLNVGGTEKEIVETILHLAFYCGFPAALNAIAAAREVFAQR
- a CDS encoding AfsA-related hotdog domain-containing protein — protein: MAGPDGSACRAPHDSPAEPADAAPDWALHGRTRRQVVVVADRFARFARGDQVFTVSGLLALMTSDGPDVAGCSWVVHPGQGIDGTDCDLLEAAAEKSGATVFLADPDAFRPLPVAPAIVHKHRAENVLLAGVHSPEVTLCQADLRVHRDNELVLDHHTGEHVQGIVIIEAMRQICIAQFETAVRPALTSAGYAGVWKRIDMSFEDFLFPLPATVESRIEESDLERAHHLKFRATAVVRQHGRTVATAGIDYAMIRLERIDTLERRKADQATRAYLG
- a CDS encoding cellulase family glycosylhydrolase, with amino-acid sequence MRSGPALLGALSALAVVGATTAFTLGTPSPASAATACEVGYTVNDWGSGFTANLTLKNLGTAPLSGWQISYAYAGNQQLQQGWNATWAQTGRTVTVTPAGWNGTIAPGSSITAGANFGYSGTNTAPASISVDGAPCGGTPPPTTTPPPTTVTTTPPPAGGAPALHVAGNRLADSAGAPVTLRGVNRSGGEFACVQGNGIFDGPMDAASVAAIKSWHANVVRVPFNEDCWLGLPNVEPAYAGATYRAALKSYVDLLHRNGLVAILDLHWTQGVYTGNSSACADVTSTCQKPMTDAAHAVDLWTSVATAFKGDDATILDLFNEPYLDRAVAGSAAAWTCWRDGGSACTGIGYAVAGMQTLVNAVRATGATNVLMLGGLAYSNDLTQWLQYKPSDPAGNLVASWHSYNFNTCSSSSCWDAQLAPVAAAVPLVAGEIGENDCGSGYVTGLMDWLDRHQASYLGWTWNTWNCSTGPALISAYDGTPTAFGAGVRQHFLAAG
- a CDS encoding cellulose-binding domain-containing protein; protein product: MKRFAGALAGLCLAAAGTTAVLAAGPAAAAPACGVDYRVDQWATGFTAQVTVTNGATALSSWTLSWHYAGTQAVTSAWNATVRQSGTAVTAESLPYNASLPAGGTVTFGLQGTYSGTNPVPTDFALDGVSCGGDAPPTSTTTTTSSSPPPAGCADVCDDFEQQTGTTPGGRWTVGAANCQGTGTVTVDSTVAHSGTRSVKVTGQGGYCNHAFLGTTLAAGSVRYGRFWVRHTTPLPAGHVAFLALRDTADGGRDLRAGGQNRALQWNRESDDATLPAQSPAGVAQSVPLATGTWSCFEFEIDGPGGQLRTWLNGAEVPGLVVDGVPTPDVDQQWLARTWHPSLTDLRLGWESYGTDPDTLWFDDVATGPARIGC